Genomic window (Candidatus Fermentibacter sp.):
CCCCAGGGGCGAGTCGGTCGTGGCCCCGCCCAGCTCCTGCCCGTCGTGCGGCAGGAGGATCAGGTGGTACGAGAACATCCCCGTTCTGAGCTGGATCCTCCTCGGCGCGCGGTGCGCCGGGTGCCGCGGCCGGATATCGGTGCGGTACCCGCTCGGCGAGCTGGCCACAGGGCTGGCGTTCGCGGCCGCCGCCCTCCACTCCGGATCGGCTTCCGGGTTCGCGCGCGAGGCGGTCTTCCTCGGCCTCCTGATACTGACGGTGCAGACCGACCTCGCCCACTGGCTGGTCCTCGACGAGGTCAGCGTCGGCGGGACAGCGGCGGGCCTCCTCCTCTCGCTCGCACCAGGCGGCATCGGGATAGTCCGCTCGGCGGCCACCGCCGCGGGAGCCTTCGCGCTCTTCCTGGCCATAAGGCTCGGGAGCCAGCTCGTGCTCCGCGGAAGGCCCTCCTATGTGGTGCCGCCAGAAGGGATGGAGGGCGAGGAGGGCTTCGACGGAGGCATGGGCTGGGGGGACGTGAAGCTCGCGGCATGCATCGGCGCGTTCCTGGGCCCCTGGCCGGCCGTAGTGGCCGTCTTCACCGCGTTCGTAACGGGAGCCCTGGCCGGGATCGCGATGATAGCTACAGGCAGACACCAGAAGCGCCGGCCCATACCGTTCGGCCCGTTC
Coding sequences:
- a CDS encoding prepilin peptidase — its product is MHPDAFFALSAFVLGLCVGSFLNVVAWRAPRGESVVAPPSSCPSCGRRIRWYENIPVLSWILLGARCAGCRGRISVRYPLGELATGLAFAAAALHSGSASGFAREAVFLGLLILTVQTDLAHWLVLDEVSVGGTAAGLLLSLAPGGIGIVRSAATAAGAFALFLAIRLGSQLVLRGRPSYVVPPEGMEGEEGFDGGMGWGDVKLAACIGAFLGPWPAVVAVFTAFVTGALAGIAMIATGRHQKRRPIPFGPFLALGSVVGLFAGDSIAGAYLSLSGLQ